The Medicago truncatula cultivar Jemalong A17 chromosome 7, MtrunA17r5.0-ANR, whole genome shotgun sequence genome includes the window GAAATAGGGAAACAAATGATGAAAAGAAGCAATTATGATCATGCAATGGTTGGTTGGTGCACAGTGGAATTTAGGTTGATTGTCAACCCAAGCACATCTGACCAAACAATGGAAAATATGAAAAGATAGCCTCATAAATGAAACATGCTCTAAGATGTTTAAAATGTCAGTGTACATAATAGATGGAGTATTGTCTAAATAATTTCAATTCGAAATAAACAACAACACAGGTATCTTGTGTTGTCCCCTAAAAATAAAGTATCTTGTTTTGTGATATGATAGGATTTTAATCCTTTGATGGCGAGTTTTAGCATGGACCAATTGCATAATTTTTCCATCTTAGGCTCATTTGTTTTTACGGGTTACTACCTTGTTTCTTCCGGTTATTACCTTtacattacctttttttttaaaatcgatTATACATATATATCACAAGTGTTAACagcataattttttcttttttaataaaaaaatcacatgtaTTATCAACACAAGCCAGTTTTCCGAACCCGAGCACATATTTTTGTGAACAATTGCATAAGGGATTTAtcaaaaaccgaaaataaacttCTAAGACAAATTAAGTGTGAAAATAAGGATCGtgtaaacaaaatttatttgtaatttgaattcattttaaaataaattaatataaaaaatatgatattatattaaatttaaaatattggtCATAGTTGAGCTTAACTCATTTGAACATTGCGTAATTTATGTTCGAACCCTGGATACTCCACTTATTCACCGTAAAGGTAAATTTTAATTACTATACTATTTGACAACAAATGAATAGATGATGAGTACATACCCAAACAAAATTATTGAacaaatttaacatattttttttaatatttttttttttgtattaaccATCCGTTATCAGAGAAAATGAACACCGATGATCCATAGTTTGACCAAgtttgattaaattatttattcaccaaactataataatatttattaaagacaCGACAGAAAAATCTTAGCGGTGTTTTGTAAATCtttcattacattacattatcGTTAAATCCGTTTTGTAAATctttcatgtttttcttttagaaaaatcatcctaaaaaagaaaaatgtttttctttaaaaaaaaatcatgtaatgtGTAAAATATGTACAAGTTGCAAGGTCAAAATATAATAAGACAATCCTAGCCATtcgtattattttatatttaatcaacgGTTCAATCTAGATGAGCCTAAATTGAGGAAATTTTGCAATTACCCCATGCTAAACATTGCCTTCTTGGATATGCTTTCCTTGCCAAAGAATAGAGGAAGATACATTTCTTTTCCCTATTCCCTCCTTCAATTTGTCATTGCTTATGactgttattttttatataagcaAGGAATCTGATTAAAATTacttcttattttaaaataacaacCTTACTACTTCAACCTCTCAGCTAAAGCAAGTATAAACAAAGTTTTTATTTGACCTTGCATTGCAAACGAGCCCTCCACAAATTTAGTGAatgtttgtgtttatttttgtaagagataaaagtgattttttttgtaccatagataaaagtgattttaaaaatatcaaattaattttgacattttcagTTTTATCGAGTGGAATCATCGCTCATAAATGAAATTTAACCTTAAACTGTTGAGATTAAGTTTTTGCttctaaatataatttttaacttcaattttattattcaacACGCTTCTATATAACCATTTAAATTTATtgcaatattaatatatttattttacattaccCCTTAATGATTTGGGGCACTTTACCCTATCaaagaaaaatccatttttgtctttttttttttacaatcaaatACCATTTTCATTTCTAGAACATCAAACTTCTTCCTTTATTTCATTCAACATGTGATCTTCATCTCCTTTGATCCATAATCGAATTCGGCTTATTATTAGGGGTAAATTGCCTCGAATTCATCAAGGGATAATGTAGGTTTCactattttggttttttcttacAATCAAATATCATTTAACATCAAACTTCTTCATATCATTTGTTCAACATgtaatcttcatcttcttcattaaAAAATCGAATCATATTTGTTATTAGGGATAAATTGCCCCTAATTCATGAAAGGGTGACGTAGACCTCACCAAAATGACCCAATTTGATCATTCATAATATTTCAGCGGTTCAATTCAATCCCTCTAATATAATAAGCAAGggactattttattttttggtcgaGTTGCTTAGTGACTAGAAATTCATCTTTGTAAGATGAATAAATAGATGTCCGTGTACAAACTACAACCCTTGTATTATGCAACGTCTATACCAAAATCGTAACTAAATTGGACTAATTTATCCCCAGTATCtaaacatcataacatcataacataGTCGTTTTCGTCATACTTTTTGTGTGCTGGTTAGCGGTGGGCCCATTAATTTTGCTTTGAGGTCGGGAGTCGGTGTCTAGCTGCTATTTTGTTTGACGTGATTTGGTGTTTCTCTGGTGTACCGTGGTGAGGGGTGCCCTTCTGATTTGGTCCTAAAGTCTGGtgggccgatcacttttgattttgGGCTTTTTATGGTTTCTTTCGGTATATCAGAGGTCGATAGGTGGTGGAAGCTGAATGATCTTTTGGATAAGAGTTTTTTCGGAGGTAGCTCAACTTTGGTGTTCAATTTTGAGGTGAGTTTGTTCTTTGGGGGTGAGCAGTGACGATGAGCAGTGTGGGATATCGTTGTTACAATGGTTGTTCCCGTGAGGGAGTCTGTTTTTAGGTGGAGGCGTGAATTTAGGCGGGTGTGGTCCTCAAGGGTGTTTATTTTAGGTGTTTCGCCTATATACAACGCCTTTTGTTTGTATGCTTAGTTTCACTGATCTTCGTTCGTCTTGAGCAGGGATCtagttgtttaataaaatttgttgtttcaatttttttttttttttttttaccattataGAATTATAAACATACAGGTACGGTTAGGTTCATCTGAAATTCGGTAACattaaaattcatttatttattgtccTAAAATATCATACAAGGGCAATATTGGAACTCTCTAAAGttggttctttctttctttcgtATATAAAGCCTTGGTTCGTTAGAAAGACAGAGAAAGATAGAAAACAGAAAAAGCAGAGAAAAACAGAGCAATATACAGAATTTGAAAACAAAGTGATCATTGGGTGTTACCGTTTGAAAAATATGGAAGAAGTTGTGTTACTAATCGATGATTTAAGGTTACTTTCTGGAATTTCTCGCTGTAGAATTTGCCATGAAGAAGAGTTTGAAAGCTCCAAAGCCTTAGAAGCACCTTGTTCTTGTTCTGGAACTGTTaaggtaagaaaaaaaaaacacatgatctTTTACTTAACGTATTAATCAACTCTTACAAGCTTatggttttattttctatatatcATTTCagaattttcttaattttcatcaataagtgattttgtatttatttttttctttcagtttgCTCATAGAGATTGCATACAAAGATGGTGTAACGAGAAAGGAAATACAACCTGTGAAATATGTCTCCaggtatgtatgtatgtatgatgATTAATAAcgttgttttcattttctgttTTAGTAAGTTGTGatcaaacttgattttaattcttcttaatattatatttattgctaataattttttttaattaaaaatagaaagaaaaaataaaaagggagaAAGAGTTATCTGTGAGGACACGTATTTTGCTGTCGTTAGGAATTATGTTGTGACGTAAATTGGATGGGCTTCCCAATCTAATTTTGACTTATATAAAACGatcataattttctttcttcttttgtttattACTTAGTTTTTGTCTTTTGCTTAGTTCAGCTAATTAATTATGGCCCTATCGTTGTTCTATCTTCATGATATTGTAATTTGTAGGAATTAGgaaataatttttcttatgcATACAATgaacataatttaattaatattacactgcatgataaatataaaagatgGGTTTGTAATTTGCTAAGCTTATATTGATAATTGTTTTTGCAGCAATATGAACCCGGATATACAGCTCCTCCTCCAAAGAAATCAGAGATAAATGATGAAGCAATGTCCATAAGGTACTTTACCGCGTGTAATTTGCTAAGCTTATATTGATAATTGTAATTTGCTAAGCTTATattgataattatttaatttatttaatcattCATTTCACATTATTAAGTCTTAGCTACACATGGCATGAAGGTGCAACTATTTTATATACGTTGGTGTTGCGTATTTcttgtcttattttttatttatctttttattgcATGTTCTtcgaattaaaaaataacacatttaattTGTAGAATTTTGTTTATGCCTCTAACgatattaaatttgataatACATTTTAAGGGGGGAGCAAGAAGCTTCAAACGCGATAAGAGAAAGTGAGGTGGAAGGAATTGTAATAGAAAGTGATTACTCGGAATGCAGCTCTACCACTAACAGAACCGCGTTTCACTGTCGATCATTGGCAATAGCTGTAAGCACTATgtgtattttcttataataaataattatacgTAATTcctaatcaaatagcatatcGTTACAACATGCTTATTAttgtataaaaacaaaataacgtTGCATGAACTTATAGGAAATGTACTCGGGTTGAATGCCAATTGCCCCAACACAAAGGGCTTTTGGAAGAGtttatataacaatttttctCTTCTGTGAAATACATTTGTTGACCTTGTGAAAGCATTTTCCTGGTACATGACTCTCCCAAAAACGTGTATTGTtttctaaaaatgaaaatatacatTGAATTATTTGAAATACGTACATGAATGAATCATTTCAATAATATACGGTTACTTGCAAACTTTTGGCATCAACTTGATACTATCTTAGTTGAACCGACTATGTACTAGTTCAAAACAGAAAGTTAATCCCGTCGCAATTTGGAATAGTTGAAAAACGTAGATAATCATCCCACGAACACTCTGCTTTTATGTCTAAAAAAAGTAACAGACTACTTTAATTTAACCTGCAGTTAGGGGATTTCCCAACAGATATTGAAGCTGGTCAAATTAAGACTGGTTTAAATTTACATGCTATCATTTAGTCTATTGGAATCCCGAATAATAACTTACAGTTTTTCTTCTGCAGTTTACACTAGTGTTACTAGTAAGACATTGTTTGGTAGTGCCCACAAGTGGAACCGAAGATTATCCATTTACACTTCTTACCGTAAGTAGTACTTGATTTCCgcattttaattttgaatgaaaggaGACGTGATGTGAAATAATGCCTACATACAGCCGTACTAATGGCATATTATGAACTAATTTTGCTGTAGGTCATTGTTCTAAAGGCTTGTGGAATTATTATACCCATGTACATAGTTACTAAGACAATCGGAGCCATTCTGAATAGCATTAGGCGCTATCAAGGTTCTGACTACGACACATCTCTCTCTGAAGATGGCAGAAATGAAGAGCAGGACGAAGAAAATCTAATACATTCATAGATTATTTACTTTCAATGTTAGAGAGTATCATGAACGATGCTCATTTCATAGGTTATTTACTTCAATGTGTATCAGACAGTATCatgaatgatgatgatgctCGCTCAATTCCAAAATTTTCTGGCATGATATAGACAATTGACTTCTGatcaaaatacatttttaatctTCCCCTACCTAATGCAGTATTCAATCTCTATCACCACTTTTACTACAACTATTTACAAGCCCCCGCCACCAACAAAACAGATCTGTTAGATAACCAACATATACAAATCACCACCTGGCACCCTGTCATGATTGATATCAACTTAACtacgaaaaataaaaaatatccttTTTTAACCAATTATGTGATCGTGATAATAATGTCTTGAAATAGTTTAACATCGTTCTAGCAGTTCTCTTGCTTCACGCTGAAGCTTTACTATAGAGTGATCGGAAACCATCTCCTCGCAACTCAAATTATTGGCAGCATTGTTCAATTTTTGTACCAAGACTATTATCTCATCAACCCAACTTTGATTGGAAGAGTTTGGTTCAGTTCTGTATTTACCATACGTGGCCTCAAATTCTCTGGACTTGGCATCAGCCTTCTGAAGCACAGAAGTGGGTAGTCCTGAAATAAAATAGCTGAGATTTTATAAATTCATAACAAACAGTATTTTGCGAGGGCAGTCCAAGCTCAAGCTATAAAATAACAAGCCTTACACATAAGCAAGGCTTCAATGAACCAAAATTTAATACAACACGCAGATGTTTGGATGTTAAGTGAAAATATTTATAGTAGTTCAAAACAAGGTAACATACCAGCTAACCGAGCAACATTAACACCGTAGCTCTTGGGGCAAGCACCTGCGGACAGCCTGTAAAGAAAGGTGACTTCGTCCAAACCTTCATTTCCACTACCAACTTGGCATGCCATGTGAGCGAGACAGACCTTTACAACAAATGCAGGAAAAGCCAACTCAAATATAATTATGTTCTCAAAACACTTGCAAAATGGAAGGTAGAACAAATTGCTACACTAGAATTTAAACTTTCTAATTATATAGCAACGATATCCAAATGGAAGGTAGAACAAATTGCTACACTAGCATTCAAATATATCAATGATATCCACATAGGTGACTGGTGATTTTATAGGCAGGCAGTCAAGTACATGTACATCATCAATGAAATAAATTTGAGCATTCAAATATTCTTACAAGCATTGGAGGACAATTAAATATACCAGTAATGATTATACACTACAAAAAACTGGGTATACCTTGGGATCTTTGAGATAATCTATAGCTAATCGATGATAGTGTGTAGAAAACAATCCACGACACTGCACGCTACGTACAAGATGTTCTAATACTGATTCCCTGCCAAAAATTTAAAAGCACAAAGCAGAATCTGAGATGGACTCACCAGTAATTagaaaatcaatcatgaatACAGAAACCACTGGGGAACAACTGCAATCCCAAAACAAACACTTACGCAATGGCTTGTCCATCAGACGTTGAGGTCCCACGCCCAAGCTCATCCAGAGCCACCAATGAATTACGAGTGGCTGATGACTGTATCCACCATCAAAAAGTACATaatcagaatttaaaaaaaaaaatactttaatcaGGTCAGGTAATACAAATGTAAGGGCATATAAAGCTTCATGATACAAAAACATGAAGCCCACCCAACTATCCAAGTACGACAGAACCACACACAACAAAgctataaagaaaaaaattaaagcaaaaCTTTGTTCTTCTATGCCGTCATTGCTTTGAAATGTTATATAGAAAAATGTCTATCATAACTCATCCTTCGTTAAAATTTGTTCGTCTATTGTTAAATTCCTGCGTAACCCAACTGTTGAAatttgggcctaactcatccttacaaaactggcttgaaaggtgaggagtgcctcctctttataaactcttattaaGAGTCATATCTATCCAATggggaacttttttttttttttccaatacgAACTTACACATGATATAAGGTGAGGTGATACTCAAAGGACCATCTTACCAGCATTGTTGCAGTTTCTGAAAGCTCGGTTAAAAATGTACTTTGGCCAGCCATGATATTATCTCTGGCACCCATCCGAACAAAAATTCGGTCCACAGGAGACAATTCAAAACTTTCTGAAGGGACATCAGCCCCTACCTGTGTAAGTAACTAAAGTGAATAACAGCAAAGGAAAAAGACAAGCTTACTCAAGACAAGCCTCAAAGGGATGAGGTTCCTTTTTTCCACGTAATTTCCCTCTCCACCAGgccaaaaattaaatatcaaatgaGAAAAGTAACATGGTTTAAAAAGTTCACCTGGGCCAAAATCACAGCCAAGCAAACTTGGCGAAGAAGAGTTGACTTCCCACCCATGTTAGGACCTGTAAGAAGAATAAAGGAGGCCTGGTCTGGACCACCTATGGTTATGTCATTAGGTACAAAGGCACTCTTTCCTAAGGTATCACTCCTAAGAACGGGGTGTCCCAGACTTTTAGCATAGATGTAGGGAGCTTCATTTGTACATAAGGTCCCAACAAAACTTGGTCTGCAGGTTGGTCCTTCATAGTAATCACTGGCAATAGCTAAATTGATCAAAACATCCAACTCTGCAATACGTAAATGCAACATTCAGTTTAAGATATGTAAAAAGATAAaacttctattttatatttaaaaagcaTAAAAACCCATCTTATTAAATTACTAAGGAAATGCAAGAGTTGAATCAAGGTAAAAAGGGAAAAGGATAACTTAATTTCAGCTTAAGAAATATAGGTTTTAATAACAGGCATCATGCAAAGGTGAATGGGGGAGAGCATGTACTTCAAAATTGGTTCATACGTACCAGCAGTTGCAGACACCAACTGCTTCCACTGAGTGTGATGTTCACAAAAACGCTCTATCATTCTCTGAAATGTACTTTTCAATAAGGTCTCCCTTTCAGATTCAGCATGAGAGAgctctttcaaaaatattttaatatctgGAGTCCAATACCTAACGAAACCCTGTAAATGCCAGATGGAGAAAATGAGGCAAATTCCCTTATGTTGACAGTCATAATTATTGACTATAATTCATCAAGAGCAAACCAACATATTCACGTGGGTTATATTTTTAATCACTAGTGAGATAACATATTAGTATATACTTGCATCCAATTCACACAGTTTTCAAAGCATGGTCTTCTTACTTTTTTGGATGAACGCCTCTCGTAATCCCGAGGAATATTCTGAGACAAATTTTCAGGCACTTCCAATAGGTATGTGTCCTTTCCAATACCAACATAAGAGATCTGTCATAGACAAATAAGaacattcaaaatttgattttatgtgCTATAATAAGACCAAACTCCAATTGTTTCCATTATAGGTCTTTGTCTTACTGATGTGCTTCCAAGTAATTTCCTTTGTTCCTTGAGATGATCTAACAAACTGGACTCAATCTCATTAACTGCCTTACCAGCTGAATCATATTCTTTGTCAACTCCTTCATGAGGTATTATACGGCCGGAGTTATTGGCTTCCACCCAATCAAAGGCATCCTTGAAATGATTCAGATCCATGCTTACATCAGGAAGACCTTTACCTACAGTTCACAACAGTCAGTGCATCAGGCAATAGCTGTAGAGTCGTTTcataacatttatttattgagaTAACTGTACCAGGTGTTAAAAGATGACTAAGCTGTCTGGATTTGACATTATTCAAAATAACACCGAGTGACAAGCAAGCTTGTGCCATAAGTTCAAGACCACGCAGGGCTGAAATAAACTCTTGCAGTTGTTTCTTTGATGAATCCTCATACAGAACCACTTTATTAGCATTCCTTCCACTAGCATCCCTGCTTTCATGAAAATCAAAAAGCATAAATACTATAGACGACAATGATAATCCCTATGGTCTGTAGAAAAATATCACGCATAGCtgttgtaaaaatatattttacctaGAAGAGAGCACCCGTGCCAGCAACCGCTCCATGTCAGGTAACTTTGATAATGCTTTTCGAAATTCTAATGTGTGAGGTAGATTTACTCCcttcaaagtaaatcatatatCAAAACGATTGACAAAATATACTGATTTTGTATCTGATGAAAATGATAGGTTCAATCTAGCCAAGTATGTCGGTAGATGTTGAAACTGTACATGACAGGCAATTCTTCCATCCATATTAGTTCGAAAGCAAAACAAACAGAAAAGCAGAAgatttcctataaaaaaatgctCCATATTGTATTGCTGGACACAACAAACCAAACAAACTGTCTGGGATCTACATACTGGACGCAACAAACCAAACAAACTGTCTGGGATCTACATAGAATGAGGAGGCAAGGTTTcccaaaaaaacaattatagttAATTATGCCGCAAACATAAATATGACAAGATGAATTTGTTCTACagatctattttaaaaaagcaCAATTTCCCATGACCACTGCTAGTTATATAAGTTCCAAAAGAGATGCAAAACTTTTAAACCAGAGCATGTGGTAGTGGGAcaaaataaaaggaaagaaaaagcaGACGAGAACAAACAAGTATAGCTGACATGAAAAAAGAAATCCAACAGTCTTGGTGGGAAGGAATCACTGTATCTTAAAGGAACATcggaatcaaaaacaaaatgcatGGTCAGGGAATGTACCTTTAAACCAGCAACAGCTTCCTGGCGTTCCTTTATTGACTCCACGTGATATAACGGTCTTGCAAGCCATGACTTTAGCAGTCTCTTCCCAAACGCCGTAACACATTGGTTTAATTGAGCATAGAGCGTGCTACACAAGAATCATCATTTCAGtgaaatataaacatatattacCTGTTTACAAAGAGTGTAGATAAATCCAAAGAAAAGTATACCCTGAAGACTCTCCATTTCTGCTATTCTCAAATATCTCGAGATTCTCTAGGGCTACAGCATCAAGAACCATGTATGGTTTTGAAGCAAGACCACTGAAAACAGAACATGGAAGCAACTCAAACTGCGCAAATCTAAGCAACTGCTCATCTAGGAAAGCCTGTTTCAAATAATAGAGAGCACCCCCAAGTGCTGAGAGTGCACTTCTACTGTCATGATCTGTTTTCACCAGCTCCACTAAAACATCTGGCAGACAATCTAACCCGCCATCTTGAGCACTAACATCGTTATTGTGGCCATAAATTCTCTTCAGATGATCCAAAGTTTTATCAGCATCCCAGAATTCCACATTTGGAATTAACTCATTCACTAGAGGGTTTCTCGTGTGTTTCAGCAGTGCCCTTTCTGTTTCAGCACTGAGTAGTTTAGCAGGTTTCACAATTTCAACTGGCCTGATCTCAGACAAGATAGAGCACAAGGCACTGCACTCTGAGTCATCGTTGAACTGCCATATAAAAATGATGCCATATGCAATTAAAAGATTAATTGAGTTCATATTTAGTAGAATGAATATTAACAAAGTGTGAGTGTTCTCTAAAACAATTGGAGGAAGGATTGAAGCAACCGAACAAATACTGAAAATTTGAGCAAACATATAACAGATATTAATTTACCAACACAAATTCTAGAAAATAAATCCCGAAAAAATTTACAGATCTCGCCAAAAATTAAAAGCTTGATTACATTAACAGATCTAGCTAAAAAACTTGGGACAAGTTTATATGTAAAGAAATTTTGCATGAGAATTAGAATACATAATCATACCTGCCCAAGAATGACTCTGCTAGTAGCGACATCAACTACACAAACACCGTACGTGCGCTCTGACATTTCATTTGGATTGTTCTCACAGTACTCAGTCAGTGCCATTAAATATGCAGCTTCAGGATTGGTTGACATAAACTCCCCATCTATTAATGTGCCTTTTGAAACCACTGCGCATATTTCCCGTCTCACAACCTAGAAGACATCGAGCGAGGTCAAGATTAGAGACCATTGTTCCTCTACTAACACTGGggttagaaagaaaaataacttggcaaaataaaaaagatgcaAAACTACATTCAAAATATATAGCAAGCACAGTATCCAAAAGAAGGTAGAAATAAAACAATGACTTTTCTGGTTTAGGCGAGGTGTAATCAGACCTTATCTTTAGAGCCGCTCTCCTTGCGCCGAAGCTCCATCTGTTCAGGTGTTTCAGTCTGCTCTACAACAAGAACTCGATAACCCTGCCCATCGAAGGCGATTCAGTA containing:
- the LOC11432526 gene encoding DNA mismatch repair protein MSH6, yielding MSRRNSNGRSPLVNPQRQITSFFTKSTSPLSPSLSKTLKSNPNNPISKSNPNPSPTLTTPSPLNPNKPHKPRLVIDAPPTISPPPSDSPFIGKRIRVYWPLDEAWYEGTVKSFDTVTSKHRIRYDDDEEESIDLSKEKIEWIQDSSSKKLKRLRRGSSPIRKMVIEVEECPKEEKQEEEDDDDDNDDSEDEDWGKNAVLENVVDDNDDEDMELEEENEVVESAKGKNSNKVEPKKRKLGGGAKMEPMKKSKSGNEVNRVAVKLSPLAPLNNLEVRKTSDGADNVATGDSSERFALREAQKFHFLGKDRRDAKRRRPGDENYDSRTLYLPPDFVRNLSGGQKQWWEFKSKHMDKVLFFKMGKFYELFEMDAHVGAKELELQYMRGEQPHCGFPEKNFTVNVERLARKGYRVLVVEQTETPEQMELRRKESGSKDKVVRREICAVVSKGTLIDGEFMSTNPEAAYLMALTEYCENNPNEMSERTYGVCVVDVATSRVILGQFNDDSECSALCSILSEIRPVEIVKPAKLLSAETERALLKHTRNPLVNELIPNVEFWDADKTLDHLKRIYGHNNDVSAQDGGLDCLPDVLVELVKTDHDSRSALSALGGALYYLKQAFLDEQLLRFAQFELLPCSVFSGLASKPYMVLDAVALENLEIFENSRNGESSGTLYAQLNQCVTAFGKRLLKSWLARPLYHVESIKERQEAVAGLKGVNLPHTLEFRKALSKLPDMERLLARVLSSRDASGRNANKVVLYEDSSKKQLQEFISALRGLELMAQACLSLGVILNNVKSRQLSHLLTPGKGLPDVSMDLNHFKDAFDWVEANNSGRIIPHEGVDKEYDSAGKAVNEIESSLLDHLKEQRKLLGSTSISYVGIGKDTYLLEVPENLSQNIPRDYERRSSKKGFVRYWTPDIKIFLKELSHAESERETLLKSTFQRMIERFCEHHTQWKQLVSATAELDVLINLAIASDYYEGPTCRPSFVGTLCTNEAPYIYAKSLGHPVLRSDTLGKSAFVPNDITIGGPDQASFILLTGPNMGGKSTLLRQVCLAVILAQVGADVPSESFELSPVDRIFVRMGARDNIMAGQSTFLTELSETATMLSSATRNSLVALDELGRGTSTSDGQAIAESVLEHLVRSVQCRGLFSTHYHRLAIDYLKDPKVCLAHMACQVGSGNEGLDEVTFLYRLSAGACPKSYGVNVARLAGLPTSVLQKADAKSREFEATYGKYRTEPNSSNQSWVDEIIVLVQKLNNAANNLSCEEMVSDHSIVKLQREARELLERC
- the LOC11420992 gene encoding E3 ubiquitin-protein ligase MARCHF7 — encoded protein: MEEVVLLIDDLRLLSGISRCRICHEEEFESSKALEAPCSCSGTVKFAHRDCIQRWCNEKGNTTCEICLQQYEPGYTAPPPKKSEINDEAMSIRGEQEASNAIRESEVEGIVIESDYSECSSTTNRTAFHCRSLAIAFTLVLLVRHCLVVPTSGTEDYPFTLLTVIVLKACGIIIPMYIVTKTIGAILNSIRRYQGSDYDTSLSEDGRNEEQDEENLIHS